Part of the Cellulomonas taurus genome, TGCGCGGACCGGCCGCCGCTCGGACTGGCGAAGGACGAGGTCGCCACGGTGGCGGCGGTGTTCGAGCACGTGGGACTGGTGGCCGAGCCCGCGGTGCTGCGTGGTCGCAGGTACGGCAACCTGCTGCTGATCGGCACCGACGACCCGGACCTGCTGGACGACCCGGGGCTGGGGCGGGCGCTGCGCTCCCTGCCGGTGCCGGCGCGGCTGCTGGTCGGCGACGAACTGCACGACTTCGCGCGCCGTGGCGCATCCTTGCGCGACAGCGCCCCGGTGCGCGACGCCGAGGAGTAGCCGGACCGGGTCGGCGGCACCACCCGAGTCGCTGGTCGCCGACCGCCCGCCGGACACAGCACGAGGGCCGCACCCCGGAGGATGCGGCCCTCGTCGAACGATCAGTCGTCAGTGACAACCACTCGCGCGTGTAGCGAGATCAGAGCGGGCGAACCTGCTCGGCCTGCGGGCCCTTCGGGCCCTGGGTGATCTCGAACTCGACTCGCTGGCCCTCTTCGAGGGAGCGGTAGCCCGAGGAGTCGATCGCGGAGTAGTGCACGAAGACGTCGGCGCCGCCGCCGTCCTGGGCGATGAAGCCATAGCCCTTCTCAGCGTTGAACCACTTGACAGCACCCTGTGCCATGTTCTTGTCCTTCTTGTCCATCCGGTGACGGCGCGTGACCCGTGTGGCCTCGAACCGTGCCGCAATGCCAAAACCACGTCCTGCACCGGAGGACCAGCCAAGGCTGGCGGTGCCCGATCGGGAGACCCCGTCCGGACGCCGGTCAAGCGTCAGTACGTCACTGCAACACCGCGATCCTCTCACGGCCGATGGCCCGGCGCTACGTGCATTGCTGACCGGAACGCGACGTTTCGGACAACGTTTTGGTCACGGCGCGGTCACGGAACAACACAGTGATCCCACGACCCGACGGTCAGAGGTCGATGCCCGGGTGTCGTCGGCGCAGGGTCCGCGCGCCGTGCAGCATGCCGACCAGCCCCACCGTCCACGGCAGTGCGACGCAGGCGAAGGCCACTCGGAAGGCGGCCAGGTCGCGCACGCCGCCACCGGCCCGGTCGAGCACCAGCCCGATCAGCAACATGGTGACGAAGGCGCCGATGAACCCGCCGGTGTTGACGAATCCGGTGGCCGCGCCCAGCCGG contains:
- a CDS encoding cold-shock protein; translated protein: MAQGAVKWFNAEKGYGFIAQDGGGADVFVHYSAIDSSGYRSLEEGQRVEFEITQGPKGPQAEQVRPL